In Ammospiza caudacuta isolate bAmmCau1 chromosome 2, bAmmCau1.pri, whole genome shotgun sequence, a genomic segment contains:
- the LOC131571930 gene encoding cilia- and flagella-associated protein 251-like, whose protein sequence is MNWYGMRIMIILHLEFQNYVLAILSKEQNFYGDEEIDDDEEEEEIEEVEEIEEVEEVEEVEEVEEVEEAEGKEERGDETKESIEKKEGKEEKNEKEKDRKSPEGETSSSSSTVETGETEETTQKETIVQQEKESTDNHAVNSSSENTEDQKTGVGRKKFSLFKRKPLTSQKNVCSRKEDNSAKPLQSEEKEKEDLTGESNKDENQNHTLENSSETVTNQDRRMKVNTCTLL, encoded by the exons ATGAACTGGTATGGGATGAGGATCATGATCATTCTACACCTTGAGTTTCAAAATTATGTTTTGGCAATTTTGTCCAAGGAACAAAACTTCTATGGAGATGAAGAAATAGATGATgatgaggaagaagaagaaatagaagAAGTAGAAGAAATAGAAGAAGTAGAAGAAGTAGAGGAAGTAGAAGAAGTAGAGGAAGTagaagaagcagaaggaaaagaagaaagaggagatgaaacaaaagaaagcatagagaaaaaagagggaaaagaggaaaaaaatgaaaaagaaaaggatcgTAAATCACCCGAGGGAGAGACAAGCAGTTCTAGTAGCACTGTGGAAACTGGAGAG ACAGAGGAGACTACTCAGAAAGAGACCATCGTTCAGCAGG AGAAGGAAAGCACTGACAATCATGCTGTGAACAGTTCTTCAGAGAACACTGAGGACCAAAAAACTGgagtggggagaaaaaag TTTTCCCTGTTTAAGCGAAAGCCACTGACAAGCCAGAAGAATGTATGTAGCAGAAAGGAAGACAACTCGGCAAAGCCACTGCAgagtgaagaaaaggaaaaggaagatttaACTGGTGAAAGCAATAAAGATGAAAATCAGAATCATACACTGGAGAATTCCAGTGAAACTGTGACTAACCAGGACAGAAGGATGAAAGTTAATACATGTACATTGCTGTAA